A single Corticium candelabrum chromosome 16, ooCorCand1.1, whole genome shotgun sequence DNA region contains:
- the LOC134192687 gene encoding DNA topoisomerase 3-beta-1-like produces the protein MKVVLMVAEKPSLASSIAKILSRGTMQSRKSASTACQVHEFVGPFRGEPSVRFKMTSVCGHVMSLDFQGRYNNWEAVEPGELFGAPTIRKEANPNLHIEKFLQLEGRGVDYLVLWLDCDKEGENICFEVINAVQSGMKSHSRGEQTIYRAHFSSITERDINQAMKQLGSPNHNEARSVDARQELDLRIGCAFTRFQTKFFQGKYGDLDSSVISYGPCQTPTLGFCVDRHDKIQSFKPESYWQLHVQIRCDSQLVSLEWERGRIFDKEVVQVFMALVKQTTTAKVLSVQQKEKSKSRPLPLNTVEMLRVASSGLNIGPQHTMQLAERLYTQGYISYPRTETTHFAENFDIRGTLKEHVRHPSWGGVVNSLLGGNMQKPKKGHDAGDHPPITPTRCATESEIGGGDAWRLYQYITQHFIATVSPDCSYIQTTAQFDINGEQFSCSGKRVTDPGYTALLTWQAVLDSDKMPALTKGQTHEVTDVKIVDKQTSPPAFLTESELISLMEKHGIGTDASISVHINNICERNYVRVEAGRQLIPTSLGIVLVHGYQKIDPDLVLPTMRSAVEQQLNLIAAGNADYDSVLSHALGIFTHKYEYFVQHVNSMDELFEVSFSKLADTGRPMSRCGLCRHFMKFVQAKPSRLYCQHCDTVYALPQNGTIKLYKELKCPLDDFELVLWSTGAKGKSTPVCPYCYNHPPFNDMKKGMSCGECSHPTCPHALSQSKVCSCLECDQGFLLLDMTSGPKWKMACNRCNVLVHFFENASRVSTVRESCPDCGTVYLEAAFKAPSPLASGELECRGCVFCDAALSSLVQVHHAVAQHPMYHRRRGRGRGRGRRGGRGRGRGGRGPKDKMAQLDAYFV, from the exons ATGAAAGTTGTTCTGATGGTCGCTGAAAAGCCGTCTTTGGCTTCGTCTATTGCCAAGATTCTTTCTCGTGGAACGATGCAGTCGAGAAAGAGTGCCAGTACTGCTTGCCAAGTTCACGAGTTTGTGGGCCCCTTTCGGGGTGAACCAAGCGTGCGCTTCAAGATGACGTCagtttgtggtcacgtgatgtcattggaTTTTCAAGGAAGATACAACAACTGGGAAGCAGTGGAACCG GGTGAGCTATTTGGTGCTCCTACAATTAGGAAGGAAGCTAACCCGAATCTTCATATTGAAAAATTTCTGCAACTGGAG GGTCGAGGTGTTGATTATTTGGTGTTGTGGCTTGATTGCGACAAAGAAGGCGAAAACATTTGCTTTGAG GTGATCAATGCGGTCCAATCTGGTATGAAATCCCACTCACGTGGAGAGCAG ACAATCTATCGAGCTCATTTCTCGTCCATCACCGAGCGAGACATCAATCAAGCGATGAAACAACTGGGAAGTCCGAATCACAATGAGGCCCGGTCTGTAGACGCTCGTCAAGAACTCGATTTACGTATCGGTTGCGCATTCACACGATTTCAGACAAAGTTTTTCCAA GGGAAGTATGGTGATCTCGACAGTTCAGTGATATCATACGGTCCATGCCAGACGCCAACACTCGGGTTTTGTGTGGATCGGCATGATAAAATTCAGAGCTTCAAGCCCGAGTCTTACTGGCAGCTGCATGTACAG ATTCGTTGCGATAGTCAGTTGGTGTCACTCGAATGGGAGAGGGGACGTATATTCGACAAGGAAGTAGTTCAGGTCTTTATGGCTCTCGTCAAGCAAACCACAACTGCCAA AGTATTAAGTGTGCAACAGAAGGAGAAATCGAAATCGAGGCCACTGCCACTCAACACGGTTGAAATGCTACGAGTTGCTTCGTCTGGTTTAAACATTGGCCCTCAGCATACCATGCAGCTTGCAGAGAGACTCTACACGCAA GGTTACATCAGTTATCCGAGAACGGAAACCACTCACTTTGCAGAAAACTTTGATATTCG GGGTACTCTGAAGGAGCACGTTCGTCACCCTAGCTGGGGTGGGGTGGTCAACTCTCTGCTTGGTGGCAATATGCAGAAACCAAA GAAAGGCCACGATGCTGGCGACCACCCACCGATCACGCCCACACGTTGCGCCACCGAGTCCGAAATAGGTGGTGGAGATGCCTGGCGTCTATACCAATACATCACACAACACTTCATTGCGACA GTATCTCCAGACTGTTCGTACATTCAGACGACGgctcagtttgatatcaatggtgAACAATTTTCGTGTTCTGGAAAGAGAGTAACAGATCCCGGCTATACGGCGTTGCTCACATGGCAAGCCGTTTTAGACTCGGACAAAATGCCAGCTCTTACAAAGGGACAGACGCATGAGGTGACGGAT GTCAAGATCGTTGATAAGCAGACGTCGCCGCCAGCGTTTCTGACCGAGAGCGAGTTGATATCTCTGATGGAGAAACACGGAATCGGAACT GATGCTAGCATTTCTGTtcatattaataatatatgtGAGCGGAATTATGTTCGGGTGGAAGCCGGACGGCAGTTGATTCCGACGAGCCTTGGTATTGTTCTAGTGCATGGGTATCAGAAG ATAGATCCCGATTTAGTCCTCCCAACTATGAGATCAGCTGTCGAACAGCAACTAAACCTGATCGCAGCCGGGAAC GCCGACTACGATTCAGTCTTGAGTCATGCCTTGGGTATCTTCACACACAAATACGAATATTTCGTACAACACGTCAACAGCATGGACGAGCTATTTGAAGTTTCATTTTCAAAGTTGGCCGACACCGGTCGACCGATGTCACG GTGTGGTCTGTGTCGTCATTTCATGAAGTTTGTTCAAGCGAAACCGAGTCGACTGTACTGCCAGCATTGTGACACGGTTTACGCTCTGCCACAAAACGGGACAATCAAGTTGTATAAG GAGTTAAAGTGTCCTCTAGATGACTTTGAGCTTGTTCTCTGGTCGACCGGTGCAAAGGGCAAA TCAACACCCGTGTGTCCCTATTGCTACAACCATCCACCGTTCAACGACATGAAGAAAGGCATGAGTTGTGGAGAATGCAGCCACCCGACCTGCCCTCACGCGTTGAGCCAGAGCAAAGTGTGTTCGTGCCTAGAATGCGATCAAGGTTTCCTCCTACTGGATATGACATCGGGACCGAAATGGAAGATGGCATGCaatag ATGCAACGTTTTGGTCCATTTCTTTGAAAATGCGAGTCGAGTGTCGACGGTCAGGGAGTCGTGTCCGGACTGTGGGACTGTATACCTCGAAGCTGCTTTTAAG gCTCCTTCGCCTTTGGCTAGCGGAGAGCTCGAGTGTCGTGGGTGTGTCTTCTGTGATGCAGCTCTGTCGTCTCTCGTGCAAGTCCATCATGCTGTCGCTCAACATCCGATGTATCATCGACGGCGAGGCAGAGGAAGAGGGAGAGGACGACGAGgtgggagagggagagggagagggggacGAGGACCGAAGGATAAGATGGCACAGTTGGATGCATATTTTGTGTAG
- the LOC134192688 gene encoding sulfide:quinone oxidoreductase, mitochondrial-like, with translation MNCRSSFARLLSGNAASGAHYRVLVVGGGTGGLAISSSLSRKLGRDKVAVIEPSDVHYYQPMFTLVGSGIKKFEQTRRPMRNVMPRHVTWIQDGASEFDPDNKTVVTVNGNKLYYDYLVVAAGLQIDVDKIKGLRESIGSGGISTNYLPDTVQKTWKFLEEFQGGEAVFTFPNSAVKCAGAPQKIMYLAEHRFRQRGLRDKSNVTYYTALPVIFGAKKYADRLSEIVDEKSIGVNYRHDLIEIDSTRKEAVFENLETKEKVVQKYDFMHVTPPMGPMDFLKASPLVDGAGWVDVDKNTLQHKRYPNVFGIGDCTNVPTSKTAAAVAGQSGVLKRNLLSHMNGQPLTKRYDGYTSCPLPVSYGKLLLAEFDFDGQPLETFPINQRKERLAFYIMKREILPHMYWNYLLKGHWEGTSTVRKLLHLGTSV, from the exons ATGAACTGCCGGTCGTCGTTCGCTCGCCTTCTCTCTGGCAACGCCGCATCGGGAGCTCACTACAGAGTTCTGGTCGTGGGAGGCGGAACAGGAGGGCTGGCCATTAGCTCATCGCTTTCTCGCAAGCTCGGACGAGACAAAGTTGCCGTCATTGAGCCATCTGAC gttcattattatcaaccaaTGTTTACATTGGTTGGGTCGGGCATCAAGAAGTTTGAGCAAACTAGAAGACCTATGAGAAATGTTATGCCTCGGCATGTGACTTGGATTCAAGACGGCGCCAGTGAGTTTGACCCGGATAATAAGACAGTTGTTACGGTCAATGGAAATAAG CTTTATTATGACTACTTGGTCGTTGCTGCTGGACTCCAGATTGATGTAGACAAG ATTAAGGGACTGAGAGAATCTATCGGTAGTGGTGGCATTAGCACAAATTATTTGCCCGACACGGTCCAGAAAACATGGAAGTTTCTGGAGGAGTTTCAAGGCGGTGAAGCGGTGTTCACTTTTCCAAACAGTGCGGTGAAATGTGCAGGGGCACCTCAGAAGATTATGTATCTCGCAGAGCACAGATTTCGGCAG AGAGGTCTACGGGACAAGAGCAATGTTACCTACTATACAGCACTGCCTGTCATATTTGGAGCAAAGAAGTATGCCGATCGTCTTTCGGAAATTGTTGATGAAAAGAGTATTGGAGTCAACTATAGACATGACTTGATTGAGATTGATTCGACAAGGAAGGAAGCCGTGTTTGAAAACCTGGAGACGAAAGAGAAAGTCGTACAGAAG TATGATTTCATGCATGTGACACCACCAATGGGTCCGATGGACTTCCTGAAGGCCAGTCCTCTTGTCGATGGCGCTGGTTGGGTCGACGTCGACAAAAACACCCTTCAGCACAAACGATATCCCAATGTCTTTGGCATCGGCGACTGCACCAATGTACCAACAAgcaaaacagcagcagcagtcgcTGGACAATCCGGTGTTCTCAAACGAAATCTACTCTCACATATGAATGGACAACCACTCACAAAGAGA TATGATGGCTACACATCATGCCCACTCCCTGTGTCGTATGGCAAGCTTCTGTTGGCTGAGTTCGACTTTGATGGACAGCCTCTAGAGACGTTTCCGATCAACCAGAGAAAG GAACGCTTGGCATTTTATATTATGAAACGTGAAATCTTGCCCCACATGTACTGGAACTATTTGCTCAA AGGGCACTGGGAAGGCACCTCGACCGTCAGAAAATTACTTCATCTGGGAACGAGTGTATAG
- the LOC134191955 gene encoding hyaluronidase-like: MERPLFVCFALGLSLSAPFSDTYAYAIRISPHVLGPSLPNRPFLPIWFGKSSQCSQRCDVNLSLSSYGIVHNANETWWGEVITTMGKIGLYPFYDRKSGTPFRSYNGGIPQLGNLSAHLEQVKIDIRDTIPDGNFRGLGFIDWEEWKPVWERNWDSRKIYVDKSIELVQQQHPDWTQQEVANEAKQQFESSARLWMETTLKLVTSLRPNATWGYYEFPDCFNDKGYDDYHCSSTTVQRNNEIQWLFNSSTVLYPSIYVYERSANYSLKFKFNMLEALRVDGKRDIVAPIYPFAKFEYGDLSGYVTHADLVETVGQAADLGMSGIVFWGDANEDKSCELCVKLQQYVKTTLGPYVLNVSQQAEECSLHYCSGNGRCYIQSDHYFSIIDKLGITSFLGSTWNEYPNQFECQCYLGWSGSRCGTKSHIPSYK; this comes from the coding sequence ATGGAACGTCcgctgtttgtgtgttttgctcTCGGTCTGTCGCTGTCTGCTCCTTTCAGCGACACATACGCGTACGCCATCAGAATCTCACCGCACGTCCTAGGTCCGTCGCTACCCAATCGACCCTTCCTGCCCATTTGGTTCGGAAAGTCGAGCCAATGCTCGCAGCGATGCGATGTCAACCTCAGTCTTTCATCGTATGGCATTGTGCACAACGCTAACGAAACGTGGTGGGGAGAGGTTATTACAACAATGGGTAAGATCGGTCTCTATCCATTCTACGACCGCAAGTCGGGAACTCCGTTTCGCTCATACAACGGCGGTATACCACAGCTTGGCAACCTGTCTGCTCACTTGGAGCAGGTGAAGATCGACATCCGGGATACAATTCCGGACGGGAACTTTCGCGGGTTAGGATTTATTGACTGGGAGGAGTGGAAGCCGGTGTGGGAAAGAAACTGGGATTCGCGCAAAATTTACGTGGACAAATCAATAGAACTcgtgcagcagcagcatccTGACTGGACACAGCAGGAAGTGGCAAATGAAGCTAAACAACAATTTGAGAGCTCTGCACGACTTTGGATGGAAACGACACTCAAATTGGTGACGTCACTCCGTCCAAATGCAACGTGGGGTTACTATGAGTTTCCCGATTGCTTCAACGACAAAGGGTATGATGATTATCACTGCTCATCGACAACTGTACAACGAAACAATGAGATTCAGTGGCTGTTTAACTCTAGCACTGTCCTCTACCCAtccatatatgtatatgaaCGTTCTGCGAACTATAGCCTCAAGTTTAAGTTTAACATGTTGGAAGCATTGCGTGTCGATGGTAAACGCGACATCGTGGCACCTATTTATCCATTTGCTAAATTTGAATATGGCGACCTCTCTGGCTATGTCACACATGCTGATCTAGTGGAGACAGTCGGTCAAGCAGCCGATCTTGGTATGTCAGGCATTGTCTTCTGGGGTGATGCTAATGAAGACAAGTCGTGCGAACTGTGTGTCAAACTGCAGCAGTATGTCAAGACAACGTTGGGTCCTTATGTATTGAACGTAAGCCAACAAGCCGAGGAGTGTAGCTTACATTATTGCTCGGGAAACGGTCGTTGTTATATACAATCAGACCATTACTTTTCTATAATTGATAAGTTGGGCATCACCAGCTTTTTGGGATCAACGTGGAATGAATACCCGAATCAGTTTGAGTGCCAGTGTTACTTAGGATGGTCTGGTTCAAGGTGTGGCACCAAGTCTCACATTCCTAGTTACAAATAG
- the LOC134191940 gene encoding furin-like isoform X1 — translation MAPHYCVRLFFYLLFVVVSAELKATHTNEWAVEIDADRPTADHIARRHGFINMGKITGLDNIYHFERREIPRRMARSAHYHTSRLVTDLKVKWAEQQIIKKRVRRQNQFVMPQDRYWSTQWYLNSRVSTRGTSSHHNVEPVWKQGINGTGVVVSILDDGIQRTHPDIIANYDPKASYDYNSFDSDPYPRATRNDENNHGTRCAGLVATAKNRLCVVGVAFNAKIGGVRMLDGDVTDNIEARSLSHNRNHIDIYSCSWGPDDDGKTVDGPGRLTRDVLAVGARSGRNGLGSIYVWASGNGGQRQDDCGCDGYTNSIYTISVSSVTARQEQPWYLESCASTLISTYSSGYPNRNMVTTDIDSRCTMHHTGTSASTSLMAGIIALAIQANPRLTWRDVQHIVVRSGKKVDPSGGGWVTNGDGRVVSHKYGYGVVDVERLVNLSRQWKTAPTKYTCVVSSTVKNRKLKSQKETSKLPTKACKRTSNEIRYLEHVELRISLKAKRRGTISIQLRSPRGTISTLLDFRRHDSSRRSYENWTFMTTHCWGENPRGTWKLIIRSEKSKPDATLTGWTLIMHGTKLPIMET, via the exons ATGGCGCCACACTATTGTGTTCGTCTGTTTTTCTATCTTCTTTTCGTCGTAGTCTCAGCAGAGCTGAaggcaacacacacaaacgaatgGGCCGTTGAGATCGACGCCGACCGACCGACAGCAGACCACATCGCACGCAGACACGGTTTCATCAACATGGGCAAA ATTACAGGATTAGACAATATCTACCACTTCGAACGACGTGAAATACCACGTCGTATGGCAAGATCAGCCCATTATCACACAAGCAGACTAGTGACGGATCTGAAG GTGAAGTGGGCGGAGCAGCAGATTATTAAGAAGCGCGTGCGACGTCAGAACCAATTCGTGATGCCGCAAGATCGATATTGGTCCACGCAGtggtatttg AACAGCAGAGTCAGTACTCGCGGAACATCATCGCATCACAACGTCGAACCGGTGTGGAAGCAAGGAATAAACGGCACAGGCGTCGTTGTCTCGATCCTCGACGACG GAATACAGAGGACCCATCCAGATATCATAGCCAACTAT GACCCGAAAGCAAGTTATGATTACAACTCGTTTGACAGTGATCCGTATCCGAGAGCAACGCGGAACGACGAAAACAA TCATGGTACTCGCTGTGCTGGCCTGGTGGCCACTGCCAAGAACCGACTTTGTGTGGTCGGAGTCGCATTCAATGCTAAGATCGGAG GCGTGCGGATGCTCGACGGAGACGTCACCGACAACATCGAAGCGAGATCCCTAAGCCACAACCGAAATCACATCGACATTTACAGCTGCAGCTGGGGACCGGACGACGACGGCAAAACCGTCGACGGCCCCGGTCGACTGACCAGAGATGTTCTCGCCGTAGGAGCTCGCAGTGGTCGCAACGGGCTGGGCTCGATCTACGTCTGGGCGTCGGGAAACGGCGGCCAAAGACAAGACGACTGTGGCTGCGACGGTTACACCAACAGCATCTACACTATATCCGTCAGCTCCGTCACGGCTCGGCAAGAGCAACCATGGTATTTGGAGAGCTGTGCGTCTACTTTGATATCGACATACAGCAGCGGCTATCCGAACAGAAAtatg GTTACTACTGATATCGATAGCCGTTGTACCATGCATCACACGGGAACGTCGGCGTCCACGTCGTTAATGGCGGGCATCATTGCTTTGGCAATCCAGGCGAA TCCTCGTCTGACGTGGCGAGATGTACAGCACATAGTCGTTCGTTCGGGTAAAAAAGTCGATCCCAGTGGCGGAGGCTGGGTTACCAACGGTGACGGCAGGGTTGTTAGTCACAAGTACGGGTACGGTGTGGTGGATGTGGAAAGGTTGGTAAATTTGAGTCGGCAGTGGAAAACGGCTCCTACGAAATACACCTGCGTTGTTTCGTCGACGGTTAAGAACAG GAAACTGAAATCGcaaaaagaaacaagcaaactccCGACAAAGGCCTGCAAACGAACATCCAACGAGATCCGTTATCTAGAACACGTCGAACTTCGTATCTCTCTCAAAGCCAAGCGAAGGGGAACAATCAGCATACAATTGCGATCACCCCGCGGCACCATCTCCACCCTACTCGACTTCCGCCGCCACGACTCTTCCCGTCGCAGCTACGAGAACTGGACGTTCATGACAACCCATTGTTGGGGAGAGAATCCAAGAGGAACGTGGAAGCTAATAATTAGATCAGAAAAATCCAAGCCAGATGCTACTCTAACCGGGTGGACTCTAATAATGCATGGGACGAAACTACCGATTATGGAAACCTAG
- the LOC134191940 gene encoding proprotein convertase subtilisin/kexin type 6-like isoform X2 translates to MAPHYCVRLFFYLLFVVVSAELKATHTNEWAVEIDADRPTADHIARRHGFINMGKITGLDNIYHFERREIPRRMARSAHYHTSRLVTDLKVKWAEQQIIKKRVRRQNQFVMPQDRYWSTQWYLNSRVSTRGTSSHHNVEPVWKQGINGTGVVVSILDDGIQRTHPDIIANYDPKASYDYNSFDSDPYPRATRNDENNHGTRCAGLVATAKNRLCVVGVAFNAKIGGVRMLDGDVTDNIEARSLSHNRNHIDIYSCSWGPDDDGKTVDGPGRLTRDVLAVGARSGRNGLGSIYVWASGNGGQRQDDCGCDGYTNSIYTISVSSVTARQEQPWYLESCASTLISTYSSGYPNRNMVTTDIDSRCTMHHTGTSASTSLMAGIIALAIQANPRLTWRDVQHIVVRSGKKVDPSGGGWVTNGDGRVVSHKYGYGVVDVERLVNLSRQWKTAPTKYTCVVSSTVKNRNSSTTSGN, encoded by the exons ATGGCGCCACACTATTGTGTTCGTCTGTTTTTCTATCTTCTTTTCGTCGTAGTCTCAGCAGAGCTGAaggcaacacacacaaacgaatgGGCCGTTGAGATCGACGCCGACCGACCGACAGCAGACCACATCGCACGCAGACACGGTTTCATCAACATGGGCAAA ATTACAGGATTAGACAATATCTACCACTTCGAACGACGTGAAATACCACGTCGTATGGCAAGATCAGCCCATTATCACACAAGCAGACTAGTGACGGATCTGAAG GTGAAGTGGGCGGAGCAGCAGATTATTAAGAAGCGCGTGCGACGTCAGAACCAATTCGTGATGCCGCAAGATCGATATTGGTCCACGCAGtggtatttg AACAGCAGAGTCAGTACTCGCGGAACATCATCGCATCACAACGTCGAACCGGTGTGGAAGCAAGGAATAAACGGCACAGGCGTCGTTGTCTCGATCCTCGACGACG GAATACAGAGGACCCATCCAGATATCATAGCCAACTAT GACCCGAAAGCAAGTTATGATTACAACTCGTTTGACAGTGATCCGTATCCGAGAGCAACGCGGAACGACGAAAACAA TCATGGTACTCGCTGTGCTGGCCTGGTGGCCACTGCCAAGAACCGACTTTGTGTGGTCGGAGTCGCATTCAATGCTAAGATCGGAG GCGTGCGGATGCTCGACGGAGACGTCACCGACAACATCGAAGCGAGATCCCTAAGCCACAACCGAAATCACATCGACATTTACAGCTGCAGCTGGGGACCGGACGACGACGGCAAAACCGTCGACGGCCCCGGTCGACTGACCAGAGATGTTCTCGCCGTAGGAGCTCGCAGTGGTCGCAACGGGCTGGGCTCGATCTACGTCTGGGCGTCGGGAAACGGCGGCCAAAGACAAGACGACTGTGGCTGCGACGGTTACACCAACAGCATCTACACTATATCCGTCAGCTCCGTCACGGCTCGGCAAGAGCAACCATGGTATTTGGAGAGCTGTGCGTCTACTTTGATATCGACATACAGCAGCGGCTATCCGAACAGAAAtatg GTTACTACTGATATCGATAGCCGTTGTACCATGCATCACACGGGAACGTCGGCGTCCACGTCGTTAATGGCGGGCATCATTGCTTTGGCAATCCAGGCGAA TCCTCGTCTGACGTGGCGAGATGTACAGCACATAGTCGTTCGTTCGGGTAAAAAAGTCGATCCCAGTGGCGGAGGCTGGGTTACCAACGGTGACGGCAGGGTTGTTAGTCACAAGTACGGGTACGGTGTGGTGGATGTGGAAAGGTTGGTAAATTTGAGTCGGCAGTGGAAAACGGCTCCTACGAAATACACCTGCGTTGTTTCGTCGACGGTTAAGAACAG AAATTCATCTACAACTTCAGGAAACTGA